A section of the Bacteroidota bacterium genome encodes:
- a CDS encoding aldehyde dehydrogenase family protein has protein sequence MTQKFQNHIAGRWSDSSDGRTFENRNPAKWDEILGSFPLSTKEDVDRAATAAEAAFRVWRLVPAPERGNIMRRVGDIMVARKEEIATIMTREMGKPLLETRGDVQEGIDTAYYCATEGRRLFGINTPSELRNKLNLSFRVPIGVCGLITPWNFPMAIPTWNLFPGLVAGNSFVFKPAEDTPWTATVLVEILLEAGVPEGCINLVHGAGEVVGAAIVAHPLIRAVSFTGSTSTGRIVAQECGKQTKHLCLEMGGKNAEIVMDDADLDLALEGALWGAFGTTGQRCTATSRLILHEKIHDEFVQKLVAQAARLQLGDGLVPTTDVGPVINENQRKNIERYVKIGKDEGATCVLGGESASAGSLAKGWFFQPTIFTGVSPEMRIATEEIFGPVLSVLRCSSMEEAIEINNSVIYGLSSSIYTRDVNKAMVAARDLEAGITYINSATIGAEAHMPFGGVKATGNGHREGGWAVFDFYTEWKSVYIDYSGKLQRAQIDNA, from the coding sequence ATGACACAGAAATTTCAAAACCACATCGCCGGCCGCTGGTCCGATTCCTCCGATGGCCGTACATTCGAAAATCGCAATCCCGCTAAGTGGGATGAGATATTGGGCTCATTTCCGCTTTCGACAAAGGAGGACGTCGATCGGGCTGCGACAGCCGCGGAAGCTGCATTTCGTGTCTGGCGCTTGGTACCTGCGCCGGAACGAGGCAATATCATGCGTCGCGTTGGTGATATCATGGTCGCTCGTAAGGAAGAGATTGCTACAATCATGACCCGCGAAATGGGTAAACCGCTTCTCGAAACACGCGGCGATGTGCAGGAGGGAATCGATACCGCATATTACTGTGCCACCGAAGGACGCCGTCTGTTCGGCATTAATACTCCCAGCGAGCTGCGAAACAAGCTGAATCTCTCGTTTCGGGTACCAATCGGTGTTTGTGGACTCATCACGCCTTGGAATTTCCCGATGGCGATCCCAACTTGGAATCTGTTTCCGGGCCTGGTTGCTGGTAATTCATTCGTCTTCAAACCGGCCGAAGATACACCATGGACTGCCACGGTGCTCGTCGAGATCCTTCTTGAAGCTGGAGTGCCCGAAGGGTGTATCAATCTCGTTCATGGTGCTGGCGAAGTTGTTGGTGCGGCGATCGTGGCGCACCCGCTTATCCGCGCCGTGAGTTTTACGGGTTCGACATCGACGGGAAGAATTGTCGCTCAGGAGTGTGGTAAGCAGACGAAGCATTTGTGCCTCGAAATGGGAGGTAAGAATGCCGAGATTGTGATGGATGATGCCGACCTTGATCTTGCGCTCGAGGGCGCACTGTGGGGCGCATTCGGCACCACTGGCCAGCGGTGCACCGCGACCTCGCGGCTTATTCTTCATGAGAAGATCCACGATGAGTTTGTGCAGAAGCTCGTCGCTCAGGCTGCCAGGCTTCAACTTGGCGATGGTCTTGTACCCACAACTGATGTCGGTCCCGTCATCAATGAGAATCAGCGAAAGAATATCGAGCGATATGTGAAAATCGGTAAAGATGAAGGCGCCACGTGTGTGCTTGGCGGCGAAAGTGCATCGGCCGGCTCGCTCGCAAAGGGCTGGTTTTTTCAGCCGACGATATTTACTGGAGTTTCGCCGGAGATGCGTATCGCAACCGAAGAAATTTTTGGACCCGTCCTGTCTGTCCTGAGATGCTCGTCGATGGAAGAAGCCATTGAGATCAACAACTCGGTGATCTACGGTCTCTCCTCGAGCATATACACACGCGATGTCAATAAAGCGATGGTCGCTGCACGCGATCTGGAAGCAGGCATCACCTATATCAATTCTGCCACGATCGGTGCCGAAGCTCACATGCCCTTCGGCGGTGTAAAGGCCACGGGCAACGGTCATCGCGAAGGCGGCTGGGCGGTCTTTGATTTTTATACGGAGTGGAAGTCGGTATACATCGACTACAGCGGGAAGCTTCAGCGCGCACAAATCGACAACGCTTGA
- a CDS encoding 8-amino-7-oxononanoate synthase: MAVSLEDRLARELERLREQSRLRSLSSPRGIDFTSNDYLGLARNGELRALVIEYLKDGAPLSSSGSRLLRGNHPAHEALETQCATFFGTEAALYFNSGYDANLALLTTLPTRHDTIMLDSLVHASIKEGAHASLAAKRVFDHNSLDSLRSIRIEAAGNVYVVIESIYSMDGDEAPLREIADFCSEREYILIVDEAHATGVFGRHGRGLIDELGIRSGVAISMHTMGKALAAAGAIVACSQTVKDYLVNKARPLIYTTALPPAVAFQAMTSVDLMDHMDHERRRLFQNISIVRDGLTSLRRWYVVEGRSPIIAVVIGAEHEALRAAEHIRSAGLDIRAIRPPTVPENSSRLRIAIHADHSQTELDRLVNTLYEAEATCAE; the protein is encoded by the coding sequence GTGGCAGTGTCGCTCGAAGACCGTCTTGCGCGCGAGTTGGAGCGACTTCGGGAACAGTCGCGACTTCGATCGCTCTCATCTCCTCGTGGAATAGATTTTACTTCGAATGATTATCTTGGACTCGCCCGTAATGGCGAGCTTCGGGCGCTCGTTATTGAGTATCTGAAGGATGGTGCCCCGCTTTCATCCAGCGGTTCGCGACTGTTGCGCGGCAATCATCCGGCACATGAAGCACTCGAAACACAGTGTGCAACGTTCTTCGGCACAGAGGCGGCCCTCTATTTCAACTCCGGATACGACGCGAATCTTGCGTTACTCACGACACTTCCGACACGGCATGATACGATTATGCTCGATAGCCTTGTGCATGCGAGCATCAAGGAAGGCGCGCATGCAAGCCTCGCCGCAAAGCGAGTATTCGACCACAACTCACTCGACTCGCTTCGCAGTATTCGCATTGAAGCGGCTGGTAATGTGTATGTTGTGATCGAAAGTATCTACTCGATGGATGGTGACGAAGCCCCGCTCAGAGAAATTGCGGACTTTTGCAGCGAGCGCGAATACATTCTGATTGTAGATGAAGCACATGCAACCGGAGTCTTTGGTCGCCATGGCCGTGGGCTGATCGACGAACTCGGAATTCGATCGGGTGTTGCCATTAGTATGCACACGATGGGAAAAGCGCTGGCAGCGGCAGGGGCGATCGTGGCTTGCTCTCAAACGGTGAAGGATTATCTGGTGAACAAGGCACGGCCACTTATCTACACCACTGCACTGCCACCCGCAGTTGCCTTCCAAGCCATGACTTCGGTAGACTTGATGGACCATATGGACCATGAGAGGCGTCGGCTATTTCAAAACATCTCCATCGTGCGAGACGGACTAACATCACTTAGGCGGTGGTATGTCGTCGAGGGACGATCACCAATTATCGCTGTGGTGATCGGCGCCGAACACGAAGCGCTCCGCGCTGCGGAGCATATACGATCCGCCGGTCTCGATATTCGTGCAATTCGTCCGCCGACCGTCCCGGAGAATTCCTCGCGGTTACGGATTGCCATTCACGCCGATCATTCACAGACAGAACTTGACCGGCTGGTGAACACACTTTATGAAGCGGAGGCAACATGCGCGGAGTAA
- the bioD gene encoding dethiobiotin synthase has translation MRGVIIAGTDTNVGKTVLSALLMSAMPDAVYWKPVQSGLDEETDSEVIARLSESAPGRILPEAYRLKQPLSPHLSARLDGIQIESIRLALPETEQFIIVETAGGVLVPLRKDLLQIDLMRHWKLPVLLASRSTLGTINHSLLTLDALRARDIPVAGVVMIGPPNVENELAVEQIGNACILGRIPHLAVINRLSLLDVYQRECESLRDMFIIQHS, from the coding sequence ATGCGCGGAGTAATCATCGCCGGGACCGATACGAACGTGGGCAAGACGGTACTCTCCGCTTTGCTGATGAGTGCGATGCCTGATGCCGTATATTGGAAGCCCGTTCAGTCTGGATTGGACGAGGAAACCGATAGCGAAGTCATTGCAAGACTCTCGGAGTCTGCCCCTGGCCGGATCCTGCCGGAAGCCTATCGTCTGAAGCAACCACTCTCGCCGCATCTCTCCGCACGCCTCGACGGCATCCAGATCGAATCAATTCGGTTGGCATTACCCGAAACGGAACAATTTATCATTGTTGAAACGGCGGGGGGCGTGCTTGTGCCACTTCGCAAGGATTTACTTCAAATTGACTTGATGCGACACTGGAAGCTTCCGGTGTTGTTGGCTTCGCGCTCGACACTCGGTACGATCAATCATAGTCTTTTAACGCTGGATGCGCTTCGAGCCCGCGACATCCCTGTGGCCGGCGTTGTTATGATTGGGCCACCAAACGTCGAAAACGAGCTGGCTGTCGAGCAAATTGGCAATGCATGCATTCTTGGGCGGATACCCCACCTCGCAGTGATCAATCGCTTGAGTTTGCTCGATGTGTATCAACGCGAATGCGAATCGCTTCGCGATATGTTCATCATTCAACATTCCTAA
- the alaS gene encoding alanine--tRNA ligase has protein sequence MTSKEIRQSFLDFFKARGHEIVPSAPVIPHGDKTLLFTNAGMNQFKDVFLGEGSRSYTRAADTQKVIRVSGKHNDLEEVGHDTYHHTFFEMLGNWSFGDYGKKEAIAWAWALLTSEWALDKTRLYATVYETDDESFELWRDVTDIDPAHILRCGARDNFWEMGDTGPCGPCSEIHYDHTADKSGGSLVNAGSPEVIEIWNLVFIQYNRTPEGVLEELPMKHVDTGMGFERICAVLQGKKSNYDTDVFAPYVQWLSHRTNRAYGADERADIAMRVIGDHVRTLTAAIADGALPGKEGRGYVLRRILRRAVNYGRNLGFQEPFLFELATVVSDQMGHVFPEMRDRLDLVQKVIRSEEESFFVTLDRGLALFEEMAEAVEDSESPSISGEEAFKLYDTFGFPIDLTQVLARERGLSVDMPRFEELLQEQKDRSLRVHASKKQVISAATELSDIESIFSGYDAFEDTGRALLIEGNTVILNRTPFYAESGGQVADTGVITIEGNPHRVKDVRKMGSAIAHVLEEESIEAAPEATVHASIDRPRRRDIMRNHSATHLMHAALRKVLGEHVHQAGSLVNENHLRFDFSHYQKVTPEEIREIETIVNEKIREAIKLNHHRNIPFEEAKKMGALMFFGDKYGARVNVVDFGPFSREFCGGTHVANTAEIGLFKLVSESSIASGVRRVEAVTGRGIERWLRDQEEKHATLSREYESLESEKQRLEKELARLRLEARRDEMKGLADQARSIDGIGIRLVTSELNVRDADEFKSLGEMLREAIPLGTVAVLGARLAVDKVSLIAAISDDLVAGKKLQAGKLVGRIAEIVGGKGGGRPQFAQAGGREPERLAEALASAEKIVRESLG, from the coding sequence ATGACTTCCAAAGAAATCCGTCAATCTTTCCTCGATTTTTTCAAAGCGCGCGGGCACGAGATCGTCCCCAGCGCACCGGTGATCCCACACGGCGATAAAACGCTGCTCTTCACCAACGCAGGCATGAACCAGTTCAAGGATGTTTTCCTTGGCGAGGGGTCACGCTCGTATACACGGGCAGCCGATACACAAAAGGTCATTCGTGTCTCCGGCAAGCATAACGATCTCGAAGAGGTTGGTCACGACACATACCACCACACCTTCTTCGAGATGCTGGGCAACTGGTCCTTTGGCGATTATGGCAAGAAAGAAGCGATCGCTTGGGCATGGGCGCTGCTCACTAGCGAATGGGCACTCGACAAAACCCGATTGTATGCTACGGTCTATGAGACCGATGACGAATCCTTCGAGCTTTGGCGCGATGTGACCGATATCGACCCGGCACACATTCTCCGCTGTGGCGCTAGGGATAACTTTTGGGAAATGGGCGATACAGGCCCTTGCGGTCCATGCTCGGAAATCCATTACGATCACACAGCGGACAAATCCGGCGGCTCGCTCGTGAATGCCGGCTCGCCCGAGGTGATCGAAATTTGGAATCTTGTCTTCATCCAGTATAATCGAACACCGGAGGGTGTGCTCGAAGAATTGCCGATGAAGCACGTCGATACCGGCATGGGATTCGAGCGGATTTGCGCGGTACTGCAAGGGAAGAAGTCGAATTACGATACGGATGTTTTCGCGCCCTATGTTCAATGGTTGAGTCATCGGACCAATCGGGCGTATGGAGCCGATGAGCGCGCTGACATTGCCATGAGGGTTATCGGCGACCATGTTCGCACGCTAACTGCTGCAATCGCCGATGGTGCGCTGCCGGGCAAGGAAGGTCGTGGATATGTGCTGAGGAGAATTCTGAGACGCGCTGTGAATTACGGTCGGAATCTCGGATTTCAAGAGCCGTTCCTATTCGAGCTTGCTACGGTCGTGTCGGACCAAATGGGACATGTCTTCCCGGAAATGCGAGACCGTTTGGATCTCGTCCAAAAAGTGATTCGCTCGGAAGAAGAGAGTTTTTTCGTTACGCTCGATCGCGGTCTCGCACTCTTCGAGGAAATGGCCGAGGCGGTAGAAGATTCGGAGTCGCCATCCATATCGGGTGAAGAGGCATTCAAACTTTACGACACTTTCGGTTTCCCGATCGATTTGACGCAAGTGCTTGCGCGCGAACGTGGCTTATCAGTCGATATGCCTCGTTTCGAAGAATTGCTGCAAGAGCAAAAAGACCGCTCTCTCCGAGTCCATGCTTCAAAGAAGCAGGTGATCTCCGCGGCTACGGAGCTTTCCGATATAGAATCTATCTTCTCGGGTTATGACGCCTTCGAAGATACGGGTCGGGCCTTGCTCATCGAGGGGAACACCGTTATCTTGAACCGCACACCGTTCTATGCAGAGTCTGGCGGGCAAGTGGCCGATACCGGCGTGATTACGATCGAAGGCAATCCGCATCGTGTGAAGGATGTGCGGAAGATGGGTAGCGCAATAGCACACGTATTAGAGGAGGAATCCATCGAGGCGGCACCAGAAGCGACGGTCCATGCCTCGATCGACCGGCCACGCCGACGGGACATTATGCGCAATCACTCCGCCACGCATCTGATGCACGCGGCACTGCGCAAAGTACTTGGTGAGCATGTGCATCAAGCTGGATCGCTCGTCAATGAGAATCATTTGCGTTTCGACTTCTCTCATTATCAAAAAGTCACACCAGAAGAGATCCGCGAGATCGAAACCATCGTAAACGAAAAGATCCGCGAAGCGATTAAGCTCAACCATCATCGCAACATTCCATTTGAGGAAGCGAAGAAGATGGGTGCGCTCATGTTCTTTGGTGATAAGTACGGTGCGCGCGTGAACGTGGTCGATTTCGGTCCGTTCTCTCGGGAGTTTTGCGGTGGCACCCACGTTGCTAATACCGCTGAGATCGGCCTCTTTAAGTTGGTGAGCGAATCATCGATTGCAAGCGGGGTGCGGCGTGTCGAGGCTGTTACTGGCCGTGGCATCGAACGATGGCTGCGGGATCAGGAGGAAAAGCACGCGACGCTCAGCCGGGAGTACGAATCGCTGGAATCCGAGAAGCAGCGACTCGAGAAAGAGCTTGCACGTCTTCGGCTCGAGGCCCGACGCGACGAGATGAAAGGACTTGCGGATCAGGCGCGTTCGATCGATGGAATAGGCATACGGCTTGTCACCTCTGAATTGAATGTGCGCGATGCGGATGAGTTCAAGTCGCTCGGCGAAATGCTCCGCGAAGCAATTCCGTTGGGTACAGTCGCTGTGCTTGGCGCGCGGCTTGCCGTAGATAAGGTATCATTGATCGCTGCTATATCGGACGATCTTGTCGCTGGGAAGAAATTACAGGCTGGCAAGCTGGTCGGCCGAATCGCGGAGATCGTTGGTGGCAAAGGGGGCGGCCGACCACAATTCGCGCAGGCCGGTGGTCGCGAGCCGGAACGGCTTGCAGAGGCGCTCGCAAGCGCAGAGAAGATCGTTCGAGAATCGTTGGGATAG
- a CDS encoding acyl-CoA dehydrogenase family protein, with protein MNFQLSEDHLAIQQAARDFAEQEIAPTAIERDKTGEFPEEIVQKLGELGFMGMMTPAEWGGAGLDCVSYVIAMEEIAKVDASVAVIMSVNNSLVCWVIETFGTDEQKERFLRPLATGQKLGAYCLSEPGVGSDATQQATTGTLQPDGSYLINGAKNWITNGTRAFHYIVFAQTDPSKGHRGITGFILDQDMPGFEVGHKEDKLGIRSSDTCSLGFTDVRVTPDRIIGEPGQGFKIAMETLNGGRIGIASQALGIASGAFERAVKYSFERHAFGKPINQLQAIQFKLADMQLKVEAARLLALRAARIKDMGENYIKEAAMAKLYASSIAMEVASQAIQVHGGYGYVREYVVERSLRDAKITEIYEGTSEIQHIVIARQLLKEYALQES; from the coding sequence ATGAATTTCCAACTTTCCGAAGACCACCTCGCCATCCAGCAAGCCGCTCGCGATTTTGCAGAACAAGAGATCGCGCCGACCGCAATCGAGCGGGACAAGACCGGTGAATTCCCTGAGGAGATCGTTCAGAAACTTGGCGAACTCGGGTTCATGGGCATGATGACTCCTGCCGAGTGGGGCGGAGCCGGACTCGATTGCGTTAGCTACGTTATCGCAATGGAAGAAATCGCGAAAGTCGATGCGTCAGTAGCTGTGATTATGTCGGTGAACAATTCGCTGGTATGCTGGGTCATCGAAACGTTTGGGACCGACGAGCAGAAAGAGCGATTTCTTCGTCCGCTCGCGACGGGTCAAAAGCTTGGCGCCTATTGCCTCAGCGAGCCCGGTGTTGGCTCAGACGCGACACAGCAGGCCACGACGGGCACACTCCAACCCGATGGCAGCTATCTCATCAACGGTGCGAAAAACTGGATCACGAATGGCACGCGGGCCTTCCATTATATCGTCTTCGCGCAGACTGACCCATCGAAGGGACATCGTGGCATTACGGGTTTTATCCTGGACCAGGATATGCCAGGATTCGAAGTTGGCCACAAAGAGGACAAACTTGGTATTCGTTCGAGCGACACCTGTTCGCTCGGTTTCACGGATGTTCGTGTAACACCGGATCGTATCATCGGCGAGCCGGGACAAGGTTTCAAGATTGCAATGGAAACGCTGAACGGCGGTCGCATCGGAATTGCTTCGCAGGCGCTCGGAATCGCGAGTGGGGCATTCGAGCGCGCCGTGAAGTATAGCTTCGAGCGTCATGCTTTTGGTAAGCCAATCAATCAGTTGCAGGCCATCCAGTTCAAACTGGCCGATATGCAACTCAAGGTTGAGGCTGCTCGCTTGCTTGCGTTACGTGCTGCCCGAATAAAGGATATGGGCGAGAACTACATCAAAGAGGCGGCAATGGCGAAGCTCTACGCTTCTTCCATCGCGATGGAAGTTGCGTCACAGGCTATTCAGGTCCACGGTGGCTACGGCTACGTGCGTGAGTATGTTGTTGAGCGCTCTCTGCGTGATGCAAAAATCACTGAGATTTATGAGGGTACTAGCGAGATTCAGCATATCGTAATTGCGCGGCAACTGCTGAAGGAATATGCGCTTCAAGAGAGCTGA
- a CDS encoding TPM domain-containing protein, which produces MWSKLKRAPYYLLFLWFAGTSFAQTSTSGRPPIPRFSQGYVIDQSGTLNAEQIASLNAKLHRYEDSTSTQIVILVMSTLNGYPAEDFAVEVAQENKIGQSKKNNGALILLAMNDHKGFIATGYGLEPTLTDAATGMIYREILVPALRKGDLYGGLDQATTAMIQVVGGEFHNEQPKSPVSSRRNAPSMFGVFLVIIGFFVILFFLRAAAGTGTKRTVVGSGGAGSGCFGGLMQGLFWSSIFNSGRGGWGGGGSIGGMGGGGFGGFGGGGGFSGGGGSFGGGGAGGSW; this is translated from the coding sequence ATGTGGAGCAAGCTGAAGCGTGCCCCATATTACCTATTGTTTCTTTGGTTTGCAGGCACCTCCTTTGCGCAAACTTCGACGAGCGGTCGCCCTCCGATCCCACGTTTTTCGCAAGGGTATGTTATCGATCAAAGCGGTACGCTGAACGCCGAGCAGATTGCGTCGCTCAATGCGAAGCTGCATCGATACGAGGACTCCACTTCGACACAGATTGTGATTCTCGTCATGAGCACGCTCAACGGGTATCCCGCTGAGGATTTTGCCGTCGAGGTCGCGCAGGAAAACAAGATCGGGCAATCCAAAAAGAACAACGGGGCGCTGATCCTGCTCGCGATGAACGACCATAAAGGCTTCATCGCAACCGGTTACGGACTCGAGCCAACGCTCACCGATGCTGCGACCGGCATGATCTACCGCGAAATTCTTGTGCCTGCGTTACGCAAAGGTGATCTCTATGGCGGACTAGATCAGGCAACGACGGCGATGATTCAGGTCGTTGGCGGTGAGTTTCACAATGAGCAGCCAAAGAGTCCGGTTAGTTCGCGCCGAAATGCACCTTCGATGTTCGGCGTATTCCTCGTGATCATTGGTTTCTTCGTGATTCTCTTCTTCCTGCGTGCCGCGGCAGGCACAGGAACGAAGCGAACGGTCGTTGGCTCCGGTGGCGCCGGATCGGGATGCTTTGGTGGCCTGATGCAAGGACTTTTTTGGTCGTCCATCTTCAACTCCGGCCGTGGTGGCTGGGGTGGTGGCGGCAGCATCGGAGGCATGGGCGGAGGTGGGTTCGGTGGTTTCGGCGGTGGTGGTGGATTCTCCGGTGGTGGGGGGTCCTTCGGCGGCGGCGGAGCTGGTGGAAGCTGGTAA
- a CDS encoding LemA family protein, translating into MKKGTLIIGGIIFLVLIGYLWWKSTYNGLVNMDEGVKAQLGQLNNVYQQRADLVPNLVETVKGSAIQERQTLTDVISARSRATGVQLTPEALKDPQAFQNFQRVQGDLSSALSRLMVVMEQYPQLRSQENFSVLMSQLEGQENRIRIERNRYNDVVREYNARVRSFPTSLIAGMGSFTQYPYFEAAAGAENAPHVNFGGNPEAAPGVAPSGAAGENVPNPATAPHGPTRPAPVGK; encoded by the coding sequence ATGAAAAAAGGAACGCTCATTATTGGTGGCATCATCTTCTTGGTGCTCATCGGTTATCTCTGGTGGAAATCGACTTACAACGGTCTCGTCAATATGGATGAGGGCGTGAAGGCGCAGTTGGGACAGTTGAATAATGTCTATCAGCAGCGTGCCGATCTCGTGCCGAATCTTGTTGAAACCGTCAAAGGCTCCGCAATTCAGGAGCGGCAGACACTCACGGATGTGATCAGCGCTCGCAGCCGCGCAACTGGTGTGCAGTTGACACCAGAGGCGCTTAAGGACCCGCAAGCATTCCAGAACTTTCAGAGAGTTCAGGGCGATCTTTCGAGTGCACTCTCGCGCCTCATGGTCGTCATGGAGCAGTATCCACAACTTCGGAGTCAGGAAAATTTCTCGGTGCTCATGTCCCAGTTGGAGGGACAGGAGAACCGGATTCGAATCGAGCGGAATCGCTACAATGATGTGGTCCGCGAGTACAACGCGCGCGTCCGGTCATTTCCGACGAGCCTGATCGCGGGCATGGGAAGCTTCACACAATATCCATATTTTGAAGCAGCCGCCGGTGCTGAGAATGCGCCGCACGTCAACTTTGGAGGTAATCCTGAAGCGGCGCCGGGTGTAGCGCCAAGTGGAGCGGCCGGTGAGAATGTACCGAATCCCGCTACCGCGCCTCACGGCCCAACGCGCCCAGCGCCGGTTGGGAAATGA
- the bioB gene encoding biotin synthase BioB, translating into MSVSLEYVRELYKLPFLQLVAQASAVHRAHHNYDDIQLCTLLSIKTGGCPEDCAYCPQAARYHTGVEVQKLMDVERVLCAAREAKENGSTRFCMGAAWREVRDNSDFDRVLDMVRGVREMGMEVCTTLGMVTASQAERLKEAGLTAYNHNLDTSDSFYGQIIHTREYADRLNTLQNVQHAGISVCCGGILGMGETDDDRIAFLHTLANLDPYPESVPINALVPVEGTPLADQPPVTSFEFVRTIACARILMPKARVRLSAGRLSLSEEAQTLAFLAGANSIFTGEKLLTTGNPGFDQDHSLLAKLGVSARKPYASEFSITA; encoded by the coding sequence ATGTCCGTTAGCCTCGAATACGTCCGCGAACTTTACAAGCTTCCATTTCTGCAACTCGTCGCCCAGGCGAGCGCCGTGCATCGCGCGCATCATAATTACGATGACATTCAGCTATGCACACTGCTATCGATCAAGACCGGCGGCTGCCCGGAGGACTGCGCATACTGTCCGCAGGCGGCGCGCTACCATACCGGAGTCGAAGTGCAGAAGCTAATGGATGTCGAACGAGTACTTTGCGCGGCTCGTGAAGCGAAGGAGAACGGCTCGACCCGCTTTTGCATGGGTGCGGCCTGGCGCGAAGTTCGCGACAACAGCGATTTCGATCGCGTCCTCGATATGGTCCGTGGCGTGCGCGAGATGGGCATGGAGGTCTGCACCACGCTCGGAATGGTCACGGCATCGCAAGCGGAGAGACTTAAGGAAGCGGGACTCACCGCTTACAATCATAATCTCGACACTTCAGATAGTTTTTATGGTCAGATCATCCATACGCGTGAGTATGCCGACCGTTTGAACACACTTCAGAACGTGCAGCATGCAGGCATCTCCGTTTGCTGCGGTGGAATCCTCGGGATGGGCGAGACCGATGATGACCGCATTGCATTCCTTCACACCCTCGCGAATCTCGATCCCTATCCGGAAAGCGTGCCGATCAATGCGCTCGTACCGGTCGAAGGCACACCGCTGGCAGATCAGCCGCCGGTCACGTCATTCGAATTCGTCCGCACGATTGCATGCGCGCGCATACTGATGCCGAAGGCTCGCGTGCGACTCAGCGCCGGACGACTTTCACTCTCCGAAGAAGCACAGACACTTGCATTCCTCGCGGGAGCGAATTCTATTTTCACTGGTGAGAAGCTTCTCACAACTGGTAATCCCGGCTTCGATCAGGACCACTCGCTGCTCGCAAAACTTGGTGTGAGCGCTCGGAAGCCCTACGCCTCCGAGTTCTCGATCACGGCATAG